A genomic window from Thunnus maccoyii chromosome 2, fThuMac1.1, whole genome shotgun sequence includes:
- the naf1 gene encoding H/ACA ribonucleoprotein complex non-core subunit NAF1, translating into MEEKLSQENGQISPTLKEEEEEMEVTVSTQLEHLIVTPDSTDTSSNTQMHPKEPGDVHTDSTAAMPSLVSVCKTENYDDGDSEDSDSDSSSSSSSSSSSSSSSSSSPSALVFEEEDDEGFSQPAPIKTRDEVLLEELPAAEEVCVSLPEDAELQPVGTVSSILQQLVIIQSLKDTPPLTDDSIIFRSDKLAIGKVFEVFGPVSSPLYILRFNSTEQISSKRLTEGQTVYYAPTIKEYTGYILTQQLKLFKGSDASWKNDQEPPEEALDYSDDEKEQEAKRKVKNSKKKRDNNKTDNPAHITQNTSQHQQHQHDVKDFPPRHAGAPFRHQNPRNKHPPVRHTHTPPRHTHPPPRHMNISPMYLPPPCPYPPPPPLPPHHFPPPNFPLYPPPPPSFFNPSFSSPLWPPNAVPFSDLPPPPPPPQ; encoded by the exons ATGGAGGAAAAGCTATCACAGGAGAATGGACAGATATCACCAACACtcaaggaagaggaagaggagatggaggtTACCGTGAGCACACAACTAGAACATCTGATCGTAACACCAGACAGCACAGACACgtcatcaaacacacaaatgcatccAAAGGAACCGGGTGACGTACATACAGACTCAACAGCAGCAATGCCTTCTTTAGTCAGTGTGTGTAAGACAGAGAACTATGATGACGGCGATTCAGAAGATTCAGACAG tgacagctcttcctcctcctcctcctcttcttcttcctcctcctcctcctcctcttctccatctgctCTCGTGTttgaggaggaagatgatgaggGTTTCAGCCAACCAGCCCCCATCAAAACCAGAGATGAAGTCCTGCTTGAG GAGCTGCCAGCAGcggaggaggtgtgtgtgtcgtTACCAGAAGACGCAGAACTGCAGCCAGTTGGAACAGTCTCTAGTATTCTGCAGCAGCTGG TTATCATCCAGTCTCTGAAAGACACGCCCCCTCTGACCGATGACAGCATCATCTTTCGATCTGATAAGCTGGCTATAGGCAAG GTGTTTGAAGTGTTCGGTCCAGTGTCCAGTCCACTGTATATTCTGCGTTTTAACTCTACAGAACAGATAAGCAGCAAGAGGCTGACAGAGGGACAGACTGTTTATTACGCACCGACCATTAAAGAGTACACAGGATATATCCTCACACAACAGCTTAAACt ttttaagGGATCTGATGCATCCTGGAAAAATGACCAAGAGCCACCAGAAGAG gcTTTAGATTACAGCGATGATGAGAAAGAGCAGGAAGCCAAGAGGAAAGTGAAAAACTCCAAAAAGAAGAGGGACAATAACAAAACAG ATAATCCCGCCCACATTACCCAGAACACCTCgcagcatcagcagcatcaGCATGACGTCAAGGATTTCCCGCCAAGACACGCAGGAGCTCCGTTCAGGCACCAGAACCCGAGAAACAAACACCCACCAgtccgacacacacacactccacccagacacacacacccgccACCTAGACATATGAATATCTCCCCCATGTACCTCCCTCCTCCCTGCCCAtaccctccccctcctccactcCCTCCTCATCATTTTCCCCCACCCAACTTCCCTctctaccctcctcctcctccatccttctTCAATCcgtctttctcctctcctctctggccACCAAACGCTGTCCCCTTCTCTgatctcccccctcctcctcccccacctcaGTGA
- the LOC121884009 gene encoding CD209 antigen-like protein E isoform X1 → MAVFFRSRESEVDFEVGEYEEFPKSERKDTTADETPKSKFIYLRVVLVSFGLLCVLQAILNIILRLPLSQPTDKGETEVESCPQDWLMFGSSCYYISSQGRTWDDSRRYCLQRDADLVIINSRQEQAFLTGFTMAAWVGMTDRVKEGTWIWVDGTPVNKDGLQWAPGQPDGAYGGEDCGDLRTMMDFIGLNDFNCTARARWICEKILS, encoded by the exons aTGGCTGTATTCTTTCGCTCTAGAGAGTCTGAGGTCGACTTTGAAGTTGGTGAATATGAGGAATTCCCCAAATCTGAACGCAAGGACACCACTGCCGACGAGACTCCAAAGTCAA aGTTTATATATCTCAGAGTGGTTCTGGTGAGCTTTGGGCTGCTGTGTGTTCTTCAAGCAATTCTCAACATCATTCTGAGACTTCCTCTGAGTCAGCCCACTGATAAAG gtgagacAGAGGTGGAGAGCTGCCCGCAGGACTGGTTGATGTTTGGCTCCAGTTGTTACTACATTTCCTCACAGGGGAGGACCTGGGACGACAGCCGTCGGTACTGTTTGCAGAGAGACGCTGACCTTGTCATCATCAACAGCAGACAGGAACAG GCTTTTCTCACTGGGTTCACCATGGCTGCGTGGGTTGGGATGACTGACAGAGTGAAGGAGGGAACTTGGATCTGGGTGGATGGAACACCAGTGAACAAAGACGG GTTGCAGTGGGCCCCTGGACAGCCTGATGGAGCATATGGAGGAGAAGACTGTGGTGATCTTCGTACAATGATGGATTTCATTGGTTTGAATGACTTCAACTGTACTGCCAGAGCCCGGTGGATCTGTGAGAAAATACTGTCGTAG
- the LOC121884009 gene encoding CD209 antigen-like protein E isoform X2 gives MAVFFRSRESEVDFEVGEYEEFPKSERKDTTADETPKSKFIYLRVVLVSFGLLCVLQAILNIILRLPLSQPTDKGETEVESCPQDWLMFGSSCYYISSQGRTWDDSRRYCLQRDADLVIINSRQEQAFLTGFTMAAWVGMTDRVKEGTWIWVDGTPVNKDGLQWAPGQPDGAYGGEDCGDLRTMMDFIGLNDFNCTARARWIY, from the exons aTGGCTGTATTCTTTCGCTCTAGAGAGTCTGAGGTCGACTTTGAAGTTGGTGAATATGAGGAATTCCCCAAATCTGAACGCAAGGACACCACTGCCGACGAGACTCCAAAGTCAA aGTTTATATATCTCAGAGTGGTTCTGGTGAGCTTTGGGCTGCTGTGTGTTCTTCAAGCAATTCTCAACATCATTCTGAGACTTCCTCTGAGTCAGCCCACTGATAAAG gtgagacAGAGGTGGAGAGCTGCCCGCAGGACTGGTTGATGTTTGGCTCCAGTTGTTACTACATTTCCTCACAGGGGAGGACCTGGGACGACAGCCGTCGGTACTGTTTGCAGAGAGACGCTGACCTTGTCATCATCAACAGCAGACAGGAACAG GCTTTTCTCACTGGGTTCACCATGGCTGCGTGGGTTGGGATGACTGACAGAGTGAAGGAGGGAACTTGGATCTGGGTGGATGGAACACCAGTGAACAAAGACGG GTTGCAGTGGGCCCCTGGACAGCCTGATGGAGCATATGGAGGAGAAGACTGTGGTGATCTTCGTACAATGATGGATTTCATTGGTTTGAATGACTTCAACTGTACTGCCAGAGCCCGGTGGATCT